TGAACGCAGAGGCTTGATAAAAAAACGTCGCCCACAACTGGCATAGCTCACtccccgcccttgccacacacaATATACTGTTATTTTGGGTTGGCCATGCAATATTTTTTCGTATCCCCACATAATATACAAGACGGTGGAAATACtacagcttataatattatattatatacgtggtGGTTTTTACGGTAGGTATCCTATTTGAAAGTATCGGTTCTGccatgtgaaaaaaaaaattataattaaaataagaaaaacgataccGTGTGTTTGCTACACATAGATCGGGAGAGGTAATTTGGACACTGTTTGCAACTATAACAGAGCACACACAATATCGAGGAGATGTGCGCCAGACTTTTCCGCCAGTCCCTGCGGATCAATTAtgtatgagtgtgtgtgtgtgtgtgtgtgtgcagtgaGTAACCTGCAAACATGACAACTCGCgtactaaatacaatatatatcatTGTCATTAGTgtgatgtaaaatattattatataggtacgcgaataataataataataataataatatcatgacgtGCGCGTGTCGGACCCCCAACGGACACTGGCACACGCATACAGCTACAGCTACAACAGTCGTGTACGTACTACAACTAGTGCACGAGTGCGGGTCGACCCGGTCGCGAGGGCCGCAAATATTTGCCCCGTNNNNNNNNNNNNNNNNNNNNNNNNNNNNNNNNNNNNNNNNNNNNNNNNNNNNNNNNNNNNNNNNNNNNNNNNNNNNNNNNNNNNNNNNNNNNNNNNNNNNCTGACATTAGATTTGAATATGTTacgttcaaataaataaaaacctcgataaaaaatagtaaaaaatataatttttaaaaaaagattattttgtaACAACATAAGCaagctatataaaataaaattttcaaaaacgttaaaagttaatagtttttgatatAATGTGTGGTTcatgataaaattatcattttgtagaataatataactgaaataactacctataatttattatggtgCATTccaattaagtacctatctattacttattagaactaaataataagtatttatataattatattatatacatatataaaatgtatcccttaatctttaataataaggtttattaaaatatattaattacctattatttattattataattatttatatacaatatgcatcaAACACAttaccatatttatttatttccaacttaattacgtttattaattacatatttacttaattacaattattattgttataatgtgtttatatatttatgttacacaTTCATACGGGCATctgtttttatgatattatcataatagctattacctagttaaaatttaaaaaatacaataaaattaataaaaatgctgTAGACAGCCTATAGTATGAATTACGatagatacaatttaaaataaacaaatatgaatTAAGTAATGACTGcagatacaattaatacataatgggtttaattaataaaaaaaaaattatataatattataataatgtagatgtatataaaattattttgaggattaaaaaaaaagtattaaaagatttattgcattaaattttctttgATTAAGACTGGTAAGagattttctaaataaaacgttttaattttggTCTCCatgttatttttccaaaaatcatcgtctcgttttattttttcatacatcaAACCTGTaatgattagttttttttagtacatatattttaaataaatgtataattttaataatttgtgtttaccTTTTGGGGTCCATACACAAAAATTTTTTAGACGGTTTTTATACCTACACGTTTTTCATGTCAAAAGTTGTTTActgacattttaaacaaaatttttttttatgtcaatacaattttatttgttgggtcaaaaaacaaaaaaatagttttgtgtttttttaaattaatttattttctatttaacatttttttctctttacttttagatttttgaacgaagtgatgaatatattatattggttatacaatgatgtgtgtttttttttgtgtctgtgtacactgtacagcatAACTAGTCGAAATACTGCTTCAATTTCAAACTTCAGGGGTGGTTCCCGATGACAAAGTGAATATCCTTGATGCATTATAGAGGTCAAAAttacgatattaaatatttgttaNNNNNNNNNNNNNNNNNNNNNNNNNNNNNNNNNNNNNNNNNNNNNNNNNNGGTTATtcacaggtttttttttataagcatttaaagttcaaaaaatgacaaaatatggaaaaatcacgaaaattgcaaattatttcgagttagaaagttcataaaaatttttctttttaaatctaagatatgaaaatgtaatacaagattccttataagattatctacctttatcaaacaaaaaatatctataagaaagtcaaattaaatttttatgatcgtttgaaattcaaatttttacaacattggatattcatttgatttctcatgtaacgatttccttattttgttgtaattcaaaaacgaataactgcagatacatgaaaattttactaaatatttatattagcattttctatacaccatacaattttgaaaatattttgactctttttgagctgtttacggacattttcagttttaaatttttttagttgttttttctataaatatcaataaagttttatttgtttggccaaaaagtgtataaatttaatacaaagctcctgatatattgatacaatatcagttgaaaaatattaaaaatacataggcacaattttttttttatgagcatttaaagatcaaattttgacaacatttatcaaatttaagattcaataattattttgtagttaaaaatttataaaatgttcaatttttgtatctaagaattgaaaatttaaaacaagattccgcgtaagtaattaattctgttaccaaaaaatctaaaaaatacatttacacagtttatttttatagtcattttaagtacaaatttggacgaaattacatattaaaaacctaggataactattttagttattttgttgtgattgtataatattattcgtgggtacttgaaacttctaaagtatactattatatatctatgatagtatcacggttttttgttgatgtataacgcgttataagtacctaatagatattatgatatgattaatttgtaatttattataggtacctattataggtcaatttttttttaataccatagataagtatatatatgtctaatacatagactgatataccgtattcgctcagaatcgtttttcttatacagtgatattatatcattgaattcaaatttaataccatccattatacagtgacctacttctaacctactgtacagcagagcgacatccacttacccaccttttttttgcatGATTTTGCAGCAACTTTTAATTGTAACTCatttttcaaccttttttttttctgctccacccttgaatacttttttagtaacatttttttttaaacaagggTCCAtactgaattttatttatttgtatatttaaagattATCGTTCACAGACtcacagttatttatttacaaaaacaaaatacaaataaaatgcgtaacaaaataatttgttaatagacAGTAAAGTAAACTGAGAATAagtgtataagtataagtactagtaaatttgaaatttaataaacatggAAAATCAATGAGTATCTGAACAGTGAAACAGTGAACAGTCAGTGGACGTCCCATGTGACAAATGACAATGTGACATAACGATAACGTGTTATTACTGTTATCATAATACGTtgctattacctatttattatttattttatctaaatatctatataatattattgattttaaacaatatgatataatttgaacTGGACCAAGCGACGTCAATATTTCATGAcatagttgataaaatattgtttattctaTTGACACTCAGTAAAATCTAATTTTCGTTCAAGTTGCTGTCATACCATGTTAATTATATCATGGTGCTATCTGTTCACTATTCTGTAATCTCAGTAAAGATTTTTTTCACGGTCACGGGCCGCGGCCTACTGCACAGCCGCGGCCTACTGTGCTGTAGCACAGTAGCACAGTGGGCCAGTCCGGCCCTGTACCTAGTGGCGGCATTTCCAGTGAATGTGCCAAATAAAATATCGTTCACAGTTTTAGCACGTGACGTTTTATCACGCATTTTACAAACTTTCCCGAAAATAAATGCTGTAAGTCTgacaatattttagatattgcatcaattattgtaaattataaatcataactcatataactaaaattcaaaaataaaactaaataaataataggtagatactaACCGTTTTTTCCTTTCAATACACCATTCTTCACACTGGTGTTGCCTTCTTGTTCtcatttccaatatttttatttgactctcagataaagataatttatcCAAGTAATCACGTTTATATGCTTCAATTTGATTTTCAGTTAAATCTAAGAACGGGTCGTGTAATACATTTCCGTAATTTTCATCCGGTCCAGTATTGGTCAGTGGTTTGGCAACAGTTTTTGTGCGTTCAGATGTTTTAAAAAGGCATCGACGTCGGCTATGATTTTCAATTCGTCTCgtactttttttaatgtattgtttAGTATACATACCAGGGCTTTTATcggttatttgtttattaaaagaaGATAGACGATTAGCTCCTTCGTTATAAGCTGTAACTGCCGCATTACATCGAAGCTCATAAGAACCTATAAAcagtttatgttaaatttaaaaagtgaatAATCGATAAAGAGAATAGGTACtagctttattatattatagttatagtgtattattaaattataattatatattatataaattatatatttataatttatttatttaaaattaaaattaaattaattaaattttttttattatttttttttttttaaataaataaataagaaatgttaatttaatattataatgcatgtaGGTTTACAAAAATTCAAATGTCACCTTTGTGAGAAAAGTTAATCCGTTTTCCTCCGATAAATTTGACCAAGATTGAGTTATACAGTTCTGCcgcgttattattaaaattatacataagaCTTTCCGTGTGGTACCTAAGTCAGTAAATTTCTAGCACGTATAATATCATCCCATAGTTCGAATCGCTTTAGTTCATCGACAAGATTATCTTCacctataaattttaaaaatatattatactatatacatataaatacataaattactcaatacactaataaattatatttagtgatATTACCTTCTTTTGTGCCCTGGCAGAAGTACTGTCTACAGTTGGTATGATCTCCAAACACATGGTTGGGCCCATTTACCAAATCTGATTTTAGAACCATTAATCGGGTTTCATATGGTATATTTGTTTGAAGTTGTCGATTATATTTTACAGCTTCGGTGACAGCGTACCGTAATCGTAACAGACgagtttgaataatttttctaaGATAACCCGGTATTGGCTCACCTTTCGAATTTTTCCGTTTGCTTGTTAAATCTCTTAATCGGTTGATGTAGTTTCGCAATAAATGGTTAGTACATTCAACTTTTTGTACAATGCAATTAGGTCCATATGGCTTAGCAATGCGTAAACGTTTCATAACGCTGCTATCTCCATCACCTTTATAaaagattacataatataaaacgtcttaggagtaaaataaaaattaatattacgttataaCTATGTAGTactaaatatcacaaaataagttagttagtatttattaatttaaaaataatataataatatttatttatttatttatttttatttttatcataccaATCAGCTGCGAATAAATAAGATTGTGCATCTCTAAACTATGTTTAAATCCGTCAACAATGATGTCGGCTTCCATAGCTGTGGAAGGTCCACcccaatttaaaaaacaatgatgAGGACCTGGCTCTTTATCGAGTTTTTTGGCCGAAAAACATACACAACAGAATTTATTTCTCACGccgaaaaatataacttttttagtaACTGCTCCAATAATACAAgcctatttaaaatcaaaaaattattaccttttttattattttttaaatatttttttacattttataagtttattacacTTACAACGCCAGATAATGCATTATAGTTGGTTCTATAGGATCGTTTACTCCAAGTACCGTCAGCTACAACAGCTATTTTTGGACGTCCATACTGGTCTACATCGCCCCTTTCAACAGCGAGTCTACCTTCTTCTTTTCTTGCTAATAACATTCCCTCCAAAGCGATTTTGTGGGTGTAATGAAACACTTTTGAATGCATTTCTTGATACATTCTATTAGAAATTACCGGCATATTCAACGTTGCAGCAAATTCTTCAAGTTGACCATATCCTTGACCAGTATTTACAACAGCAGACACGACTGCCATATTAGCATTTATATTTACGTTATCAGAAGGATCTTCACTATTAATAGTTTCTTTTGAGCCACATAATTTGCaagtaaaacaaaaagtacTGAAAAACCCTTTTCTCTTCTCTTTAGTAAATTCTAAGTCACGGAATGTACAATCAAACCCTTGATGTTTTATTGACTGTATCGactcaaaaatatatcttatattgaCTAATCTTCTTCCATTCAGACTATCAAATGAGTTATTTActtcggtattattattttcctgcTCAACTACTTCGGTAAATAACTTAGTGTTAAATGGAGTAGAAGCAAAAAATGATTTGGTTTGATGAGAGGTAAAGTTATCATGGTACGAAGATTCGGCGTTTATAAATTCGACATCATTGGTACCTATTAGTTCTATGCATAAATAAGAAATCATCGTTAAATTAAAGCAGAACCTATTTCGtaactatcaatattttatctatcaaaataagtttttttagacGGTTTTTATACCTACACGTTTTTCATGTCAAAAGTTGTTTActgacattttaaacaaaatttttttttatgtcaatacaattttatttgttgggtcaaaaaacaaaaaaatagttttgcgtttttttaaattaatttattttctattaaacatttttttctctttacttttagatttttgaacgaagtgatgaatatattatattgattatacaatgatgtgtgttttttttgtgtctgtgtacactgtacagcatAACTAGTCGAAATACTGCTTCAATTTCAAACTTCTGCAGGGGTGGTTCCCGATGACAAAGTGAATATCCTTGATGCATTATAGAGGTCAAAAttacgatattaaatatttgttattattcaaaaagtataagtcgtagatacttgaaaatttcaccagTTCTTTAGATTGGCATTTTCTTTAcatgatttaattttcaaaatattttgaatttttttgagctatttatagacaactgaaattttcgatttttctgataatttttttttgaagtagcgataaattatttatggctgggtcaaaatacttgaaaatttaatacaaagtttctcataagttattcttatagtgattaaaaaattataagaatacataggcacaatttttttttatttacatttgaagttcaaatattgacaaaaattcgtaaaaatcatgaatatatttgcaaattattttgttgttaaaatttaaaaaatactaataactaatttcCAATAACTGTATTACTTACCTACTGACAGTAGTAAGTTCTATGGTATTATTatctgtcaaaatattttcagatacTGATAAATGAGCATTTCCCTgtcacaattaaaataaaataatactgaatattcttcaatatttaaaatagtaataatattattctaaattctaTATGTGTTTATACAATTACCTGAATATCGCAGCTATGATCTttgtcactttttttttttatcgattgtaaattgttcaatctgtgtttttttaatttaggtgcACTTAACTTACGCCTAGTTTTTCGGCCAAAACGCCAGTCCTTacccattttttaaaataatgaaaaaaaaacacgaaacaCTGGACACTTTACAGACAACTTTACTGATCGGAGTGTAGTGTTGAAATCAAATGATTCATATAGGCGGTATAACTTTATATTTCCTAATATGTTGTTCCTAATATATTCCTTAtgggttgtattattatagaaatatttgattattattattatccattagTGATTTTGCTATACCTATCCAGTAATCCTTATCCACTAATTGTTTCCAAGAATCGATGTCTCGCCGCACCGAGCAACCGCCGCTGCGCGCCGAGCCGCCGGAAGCAACTCTCACACGCGCACGCACATGTCAATGCATAGcgaaaaacgaaatatattcTTGTAtgcataactataaaaactgctaaaagcggtagtaaattaaacatacttcctgaagtttgattgaaattaaaaaaaaacggttgAATTTATAATCTTCTAGACTATGCTCtttaggaatcacttttttgatttaaaatcagatacgctcaaaataaatacaaatataatgcaaatatttcatgagatttttgaaaaaaatatcttaattttaagggctattaaaattgaaaatcaaaaatcgacttcctaaaaagcctagatattttgtcaaagagttcatacatgtattaataatttaaatcggacattccgaagtatgtgtaatttactaccgcttattggtctaaaacgtatgaaaaatacgcATGCTGCAGTCCCCTTAATGACTGATTAACCGATGAATCGATTTTTTTACTAAGAGCAAATTGATTCCTTAACTTCTAcacaattttaaacaagattTGCAGTAAGTCATTTAGATGTAGATGTCCACTTTTATATTATCCTTAATACATTCCCAATCATTGAACTCTAAACATCATATTAGCacagattttcaaatttaaatatttaatctatattattagtaggtatctatCTATGAATTGAGaactttacatattttaaaggtaatctgagtctaaaaatattttatagtttataatatNNNNNNNNNNNNNNNNNNNNNNNNNNNNNNNNNNNNNNNNNNNNNNNNNNgaaacaatattatcatcaaacaCATTTTCAGTACTTACGCTCAAGACATGGACAATTTAAGGTTCCCGGAATGAATAGTTGAACGAATCAGGACTCAACAAGACCCATACTCACCGTCAGCGCTATCATAAAATTCGTTACCGCTGTAAATttacttgtaaatattttaattgctaaaaataaaaagagtaaaattaatagcaagtattttaaacatggttttaaatattaaataatattttatcaaaaaaaaaaacgccataccatctttaaataaaatgattgttattaaaataattatattttactaaacaaacAGAAAATtactgttgtatattatatagttattatttttatttaaattttaagcactACCTATTAAATCTAATTAAGTAGtagatatatacctaaattatgttttataagcaaatgaatAGGTTAAGAGATGAAATTTAATATCcttgaattaaacattttatataaaacaacagTTAGGACAAATAATACaatctaattttattatgtatatagtgtgatttagtattttatatagtgTTGTCCCTGCTCTCTGTAATTTGTGCATTTAAATCTTTGTTTAGAAagtaatttgattataaataattattcacaatttCGCAACTCATCTtaccaaaatacaaataacattaaacgtttaaaaagatataatgtaatatacatgtACTATGTTATCATGCAAGATTTAAATAACctcaactaaaaataaaaaataaatgtgtaatacaGGAATTGAGTTGGTGTGACTATACATATGTCCGAGTGtccgttatattttaaaaaaattgtaagttataatGTTGTAATGAATCAGAGTGCAAGTTGGCATTCAGTTTATTCAAAAATGGactgaattttgataaaaacaaaacgaCTTCTTAATTTTAAAGACCAACAAAAACCCCTAGAATTTGttcaatcaaatatttgtttacactcgatatttatatttatttgaatatcatTGTTATGTagtacaactatattatattataatattaaagtcgaTGAATTTTTACTGAAATTTTATGATgcgtgtttattaaatattttaaattttaattacataaaatgatTTAGCCATAATTCCTTTAAAGAGTTTAATTTTAcagatttataaatgttaaattatttttatctcttTTATTTTTGTCTCGCTTTTATATAACCATTTTATATTCCGTGCAGAGCAAAAAAGCTATCGACTTTACAATGGTATGTTATACTTTTTTTCAGTAAAACACTTTTAGTGTGCAGTAAACGTGTTACAAAAGTTCCATGTAGTGTATGAAATCAATTGGAAATTGTATCTAGATTGTACtttggttaaataaaaattgcgaAATTCCCATTATTTTGTgcgagaaaatcaaaaaaatacgtaaaaaccCCAGTGAAATTGTCGTAAATTCGTCTTTTTTGTGTCCCTAAGAACTTTTTAGGCTATTGAATGAACGCCAGAAGTTACACTCAACGTGTATACATTTACGAATCACGATCAGCTATATAcgaataaagtatttatttaatagattattttattaaattacagattttattatcgtaataatatgctgtacatatcgtgtacctacctacatatgtaattgtcaattgaataatatattacgtccGCATTGGGCATttatatgtttgatattatcattaaatatatttgaatgcattttaaatgtatgagtattttgtaaataactgttattcatttaaaatatgggTACTTACGCATTACTCGCATGATcaatattagaaatttaaacaGTCGTAATATtacctgcataataataatataggtaatttataagatttttcaatgcacataatattattattattattattattattattattacctacctatatatgcgtGTTTAATacgttgataatattatatttttttctagtcGTATACAAATATGCGATtctatgtaattatgtaaatgcTAAAacggatatttatattttatgaatgcatataaaaataaaactaatatttcagttaaaacCTTGTATATTTTCCCTTTGACCATGTTGTTGtacgttttcaataaaatcaaaatataatgtaatataatacaactatacaacAGACATGAATAGATCTATATAGAGATCAAATGTGTACAGGTAcctatgaaaaaaagaaaatgttataattattattaagaagtatctataataatatataggtattaggtatatatcgtGGGCAAGTTTCATACTTGAGGCCTCGAGTGTATGatgagataatatataaaaacatgttctgatgtttttttttttcactgaaaaAATATCATGATGTATTTCCGCccttatttttcgatttttttttttaatatacctacctataagcaTTGGCCTGTACGTctttatttgaatattgtacgtagaacatatttttatttgggaCACCCTCACCCCAAGTTTATTGACATTTCACCGTTCGCACTGACAGTTTTATTCTTGAGTTTTGATATTACTCATCTTTTTCAATAGAAAAATACTAATTCAACCCCCATAACTCTCGAATACACATTCCTACACACTGCGTGGTAATGTCTTGTGTcatttacgattattattttttttttcgggtaaaataatattcactccGTCGTTCACCACTATTTTTTTATGCACTATACCAaagatattaatactattattattttaaccgtGAACCGACTGCGTTTGAGTAAGAtaagtactataatttatatgaaatctTAAACCAATTATCtgcatttttattgacattctataatttattttataattaaaaaattagtttttaaatcgttattatttgtatttcatgaaatattaatatttagctgTTATTCCAAAGAACtgcgcataaaatattatgtaccacgaaatatcaaatttttaagcATATTGGGAACGATATaagatttaatgtttttacatttatttcgaATTGGATGGAATTTAAGAGGAAACGCTGATTAaagatttcaattattattattattattattattataattacctatttttttcattgtttaattttatcgaCGCGTTTAATGTGTATGTATTAATTcagataataaattgtgtaccataataatataattgataataaagaTAAGTACGGAACTACGGTCTACGGCTTATGAACAACTGAACTTGTAAATATATTTGCGGTGTgccattttatatttaccaGTGAAGTACTGAACTACACAATATTCACAATGGAATCAGTGGTGGCTATCCTAGAAATAGTATGTGTTGCTGAGGATATTTCTGGAgtcctacctacctacaaacgATGGCTGTATTTAGTTGTCAACTGGATAATTGGATGATTAATAGGACGCATGCGTTGTCTCAGTCTTAAAAATAACGTACAATTATTACGTTCACAATAATGCATTTTACTctgtaaattctaaaattagagtgaattgttataacattttaaggtgagattattaacttttttttatttacaatcatgtaaataaaaaaaagtaaattcatgtacaataagtaaatgttgGTAACTAAACTAagatttgatataatatgaattacgtGAGGAGGAACTATGGGAGGGCCCCCAGCGTGGAAACCCTCCGACTTGGGGGAGATAATTATCTAGTTATAGAACCTCTTATATAaccttttattgatatttttattaagaagcaAGTTATAACCTTTATGAAACTATTGAAACTGTacaatttttgtacatttaaaaatgatcataacttactaaaaaataataatatcaataacatacaATGATTGATCAAAgcgcaaagtttttttttaaaattatgttactcTATATAATGagttgttgtataataaataattattaatcactcTACTAACatccaaatatttttctcaTATTTGGTGCTGAATAGTGACACACGGATCATAGGATAGTCGCCATTGATTATGGTTGACGGCCGTAATGAATTCATTATATTGTTTGTCGTAAGTtgttattatacaacataagtAGTGAGCACTACAGcagctatattatgtacatgttgTGATatacgtttaaaacaaaatatcttattttattggGCTTATAgatctataaatttataatttttatcggtGACTTTTAATGATGACTTACATGACA
This portion of the Acyrthosiphon pisum isolate AL4f chromosome A1, pea_aphid_22Mar2018_4r6ur, whole genome shotgun sequence genome encodes:
- the LOC107882991 gene encoding uncharacterized protein LOC107882991, with the translated sequence MISYLCIELIGTNDVEFINAESSYHDNFTSHQTKSFFASTPFNTKLFTEVVEQENNNTEVNNSFDSLNGRRLVNIRYIFESIQSIKHQGFDCTFRDLEFTKEKRKGFFSTFCFTCKLCGSKETINSEDPSDNVNINANMAVVSAVVNTGQGYGQLEEFAATLNMPVISNRMYQEMHSKVFHYTHKIALEGMLLARKEEGRLAVERGDVDQYGRPKIAVVADGTWSKRSYRTNYNALSGVACIIGAVTKKVIFFGVRNKFCCVCFSAKKLDKEPGPHHCFLNWGGPSTAMEADIIVDGFKHSLEMHNLIYSQLIGDGDSSVMKRLRIAKPYGPNCIVQKVECTNHLLRNYINRLRDLTSKRKNSKGEPIPGYLRKIIQTRLLRLRYAVTEAVKYNRQLQTNIPYETRLMVLKSDLVNGPNHVFGDHTNCRQYFCQGTKEGEDNLVDELKRFELWDDIIRARNLLT